A single region of the Neodiprion pinetum isolate iyNeoPine1 chromosome 5, iyNeoPine1.2, whole genome shotgun sequence genome encodes:
- the LOC124220365 gene encoding uncharacterized protein, with protein MPPGNYYHFGLANALTKSVLKYYMPEDFPSEIKFDINVDGPPLTKSSGSQFWPILTAVEAPFHTEPCIVGIYHGNEKPLDSNDLLQYFVEDALKVCGSGIDIQGHEISCGIGVFICDAPAKAYITDTKGHNAYFGCSKCMQEGEFKVNRLTYPETGATLRTDLKIRMVSQFPLDYLHLICLGIMKRLLQFRVKGKKNVHMTNSQLKLATAHLMSLVTSIPKEFARKPRPLKQVNRYKAPKPR; from the coding sequence ATGCCACCaggtaattattatcattttggtTTAGCCAACGCTTTAACCAAATCTGTTCTCAAGTATTACATGCCTGAAGATTTTCCATCGGAAATCAAATTCGATATTAACGTTGATGGACCACCGCTGACCAAAAGTTCCGGAAGCCAATTTTGGCCAATTTTAACAGCAGTTGAGGCACCTTTTCACACTGAACCTTGTATCGTGGGCATATACCATGGAAATGAGAAGCCTTTGGATTCCAATGACCTTTTGCAATATTTTGTGGAGGATGCTCTAAAAGTCTGTGGATCGGGCATAGATATACAAGGCCATGAAATATCATGTGGAATTGGTGTCTTCATATGTGATGCACCGGCAAAAGCCTACATCACTGATACAAAGGGACATAATGCATACTTTGGGTGTAGCAAATGTATGCAAGAAGGTGAATTCAAGGTGAACCGGCTGACATACCCTGAAACTGGTGCTACTTTGAGGacagatttaaaaatacgAATGGTTAGCCAGTTCCCATTGGATTATCTACATCTCATATGCCTCGGTATTATGAAAAGGTTGCTTCAGTTTAGGgtaaaaggaaagaaaaatgttcatATGACTAATTCACAACTGAAGTTAGCCACTGCTCACTTAATGTCATTAGTTACATCAATACCCAAAGAATTCGCAAGAAAGCCAAGACCATTAAAACAGGTTAATCGGTACAAAGCACCAAAGCCAAGATAA